Within Bactrocera oleae isolate idBacOlea1 chromosome 6, idBacOlea1, whole genome shotgun sequence, the genomic segment GGAAGTTACTTAATGGTTACGTAAGTACTTTTGGGTTTTACAAATTCCacgaatttatgtatttttgtatatactacTAAAGATTTTgacttgtaaattttttttttttgcacgcgaacagtatatagtatataacgGTCATTTAACAAAGCGTAATTAATCGAAACTCCAAAGGTTATAATCGAGATTTATTGCAGTACACTACaggtatatatggtaaataactatgttttgtataaatattctgGCAATTTTAGGCAAACATTTTTAGcaagataaatattttacaatggaCTGAGGGTTaatatgttttgaaaaatatgcatttatgaaaatttatgtagtttttacaaaatagctgctttcaaatataaatatttttcaaaccacTTTTAACTAGcttttgcatatttaaataatgagggttatattatgttataaatGTTTGCTTAAAAGTTTTGGACTCTTCAAACCGCTTAAAAAATCGTCGCCCTCAGCCGCATTGTGGAAACATTGCATTTACGAAAAAAGCATAGGAAGAGGTTTGttttgaaacaaatttgtatacaCAGTTTTTGCAATTCTCCCCCAGTATTCTCAATGTAATAGGAAATCCTGTCCTATTATCCACACTTTtgctattgttttattttttagtttcggTAATCATCGTCAGCATAATGTCTTCAATACATATTACAGTCATTTTGCTATATAACCATTATTACATGCTTATGCTCCTCTGTTTGTtgtcacatattatatatgtttgtgtgtatgtataaatttcgTTCGCCTCCCACGCTATTTGCTGCTCTCATTTGCCTATTTAATGCTATTGATTTGCTTTGCTGCTTTCACTTCATTTTGTATATATCATAATTCATtagtataaatttattatttatattatatatatatatatactatatatatatttataagtatgtatgtatatgctagtTTAtggtaatttaaatttatagttatggtatttatatttatatatattttgttttggttttcattgcatcgtataaaattttttccgcaaaaatatattataaaatgagtatatttttttatgtatgtatgtatttatattaatttatcatattaatcatCAACATACCTAgcgcattatatatatatattacattacaTGAATATTGTTGCTGTGTAGCCATTCACACAAACCTACGgcgttttattaatttatatagtaaaaatacAGTTTGCTTCGTACGTTTTTGCTCGatctttatttgattttttattatttgtaattattttttagtgttttttttttgtgttttttatattataagttttaatgtttatgttattttttcatttgcgtATATGTAGAAAGTGAGCTAAATTTAACTGTATATCCGGCTTTTATTTACTTCTTCTTCATTATAATACttaaattgtatttgtatttttattatattttgtttttactttttcacatttgtattatatttgcatataacttATGAATTAGCAAATCGGTGTTCAACTGTTGTGTTTTGTGTGACCAGTCATGAGCATAAAGgacattttgtttgtttttttagttGCCTTTTGGTTGGCAGAAAGACTAGTTAAATAAGAGGTAGAGAATAATAGATATATGTTAGTACTTAACTGAATTTATTGCAGCTTTTAAAGCTTCATCTTAACTAACAGCGCTGGATGCCCATGGGCATCCTAATATTTAAAGCTTTTATACTCATACCGGGACGCAACAACAGCGATTACTGTGCTCAAATGACTTTGCTtgctttttttgcaaaatatagcGAGGTCTGGCTCATAATTTTATACCTACAATGTAAAAgtcaaaaaagaataataaaaaaaaaaatttattgaaaaaattttactggtgtatatttctttaaatatatgtgTTCAAATATACATAGATTATTTAGGATTTTTTAAGAATGGATGATGAACGATTTTAATGGATGGAAACccctatcttatatatataagaactacGCGTTAAGTTTTGTCCGTAAAGTTTTTGTAAACTACAGAGCAGAATTAAGTAACACTTTGCACGCTGTGTCCAGTTTGATCTAACTTTAAAGATAGGATAGtttatatctgaaataaaaattacgtgTCACTTTTTGTCCGGGGTAAGCTCCTAAATTACTGAGCCGAGTTCACTAAACTTTCGCGCCCCTGTGGCCAGTTTTTTCTAACTTAAAAGATtgcataatatatacatatatcaattgGTTTAAAAGGTCCAAcagttcataaataaaaaaataattatataaaaataagaatgcgttcaaaaaaataataattcttataatTATAACCAAATgtataagaaataattttttctaacagATTTTTCAATAtccaaattaaaacaaaaaacagtccTTAGCCGTTTTCTCAATATCTGGTTAAGCGCTTACCAGAACTTTATCGGCAACATGATGAAAAATGGTTTTCCACCCAAGCACGAACGACACGGTctcttcgtctttcctcgtcgtccgcTCGCCTACGAAAACCGGTCACATGGCTCATAACGTTTACACAGTTTTGCGTGTTCACAATGCaagttttgtaaattgttttcacCACGCATTGACAATAATCGAACTATCTGTAGGGCAGCTAACCACAACTTGGTAAAAACGGTTCTGTCTGTTAAAGCTATCATCAAGTTAAGCTACGGTTTAGGATAATATTTACCAGACTTTGAAAAAACGGCCCAAAAATAGATATGTTTTGCAATTcgattcgaaaaaaaatttagttatacaGTTTTATATTTCAAAGTTGGAACAAGCGTGATTGATATTGACCGCGAAATCTTTTGTCAGAGTAaagcaaaaaatctaaaattccaTAACTTGATCAGAAATCACAAAAAATGCGAAGAGTTTTTATCTTCGAACCGgaacttaataaatttttttatacagatATTTGATACTATTCTCTACACAGGCTTTAGTAcagtatacctatataaaaacAGTATAATATGAAAtgtgaataaatgaaaataatataacaatcACAGTTAAACTGAACAACTTATTTAacagataatatttttaaaaaatttcgtaatttaatttcaacaaaaaaaacgttagcttcgcttgaaccgaagttataatacccttgacaaataaaaataatttgaatttgatccgtttgtttgtatgacagctatatgctgtaggggtccgatctgaacaatttccttAGTGACTGCAGTGTTGCCGTGGACAATGAagcatgccaaattttgtgaagatatcttgtaaaataaaaaagttttccatacaaggagttgattttgaccgatcagtttgtatgacagcgatATGCTATGGTagtccaacaaatgagcagtctTTTGTTaaaacatagaaaaaaatttcgaacccatatctcaaaaagtgattgactagtttgtgtatatacagacatacgaacatggctaaatctgcTTACTTTGTCacactgataatttatatacatacatgttatagagtctctgacgtcttctgtgtgttacaaacttcgtaccaaacttaatatagcctgttcagggtataaaattatgaataaattacTTTGAAAGTCATTTAAGCACAGCAAGTAGAATTTCGTATATCCTCTTCGTCAAAGCGTATACCCTTCATAGTTTTCTGTCCTGCCCatactattataaatatatttcggcttttaactttataaatttttcagcgttatacatacatacggagtttaatatgtatgcatgtaagtatgtCTTCAAGAcattatttttatgatattcTGCATCAATTGAAGCTCAGCAATATGTTTTTGGTTTAGCACTAATTTAtcgtaataatattatatttcgctCAGTTGTAAAATTTGTTAGCTGTCATAAACCATAAAGTATATCtacaatttattacaattaattgtgagaaaagaaataaaattatttatttgtatttttttgttttatttttttttttacgattacagcttttataattaattattttttttgcaaacatgCTTGTATGCACctaagtatgtatgttgtaaAAAAGTCGCTATGGAACCGAtactaagaaaaaaataaatgtaaatagttataaatatttcatagaaaattacaataattttattataataaatatcgtaataattaaatttatttcttttactcGCAATTTTATGATCACTCCTAATAATATTGCTATTACCAGAGTTAACTTTTGCCAACTTGCGTGTTTGTCTTGCTATTGCTGTACTATTAATGACTATTGTTTGCTTTacaagtaaatttaaataataaatatttttacaagtaTTACTAAAAAATCATCAGTCGCATTCGGGTCCATCGGAAAAATGACCGCGCACATCGAGCGCCGACGCTAATTGGAATATAATATGCGACAGTGATGGGTGTTCGAGTAACTCATTGGATGGCAATGGTGGCTCGCATCGTGGTCTCATATGACGTCCACGAAAACCACGATGCAATCGCAGTACAACATCACAGAAGACGAAACGTAGTATTAGCGTACGTAAAAAGTCATCACCGAAGAACTGTACGTACGATGAGTCTGcgaagcaaataaatttaatcactcACATTTTTACTACACACactcaaatgaaatatgcaccTATAAAACCTATGCCCTGCTCGATTTCATCGATGCGACAGCGCGTCACAAGTCTTGATGCCTCTGTTATGAAACGGTCTACATGCGATTGGCAACGCTCCCAATGATGTATGGGCACATCACCGACATTACAGGTGTAGCAGAGCGCCGTCAGTGGGGAATGCAGGAACAATGTGAATAGCGAACCATGATGTTGAACATCagctgtaaaaaattaattccaaaTGATGAGTAATGACaggataaaatatttatttggaagaTATAAATTTGATTACTTTGGAATGCGGGTGGTACATCCTGCGGTGACATTAATATAACTAATGGTTGGCCAAAGTACCGAGGGATGTGTTGAAAGACAAATGAATTATCCGAATCGATGATAATGAACATTGGTCTTCGTGTGAATGGATACAAGTCGCCGGGATACAAACAATGATTCTCCTTATAGGACTTCCCTCGACACGCTATACCACCGCCTTCGACGCCATCACGCTTGACGCTCGTAGCAAGGCCACCCAATTCATAACCatctataaatttaatatagaaaaaagaACATGAtcattacattaatatttaacaatttggCAGTATAAATTCTACAATACATTTTCAATTCTTCATATGTTAATTTCTATCGGACAGTTTGTCTTCTTACATTAAATAAGCCTCTAGTCATTTCGCAACGAACCCGAAtcacaatttcaattttttacgtAAATTTTCCTATCTTGTGTCCAATATTAGATCatcaatatattttagaaagttTCTTTCTACGTTTTATGTGACCGCTCTGCTTGGAACTAATAACTCCAGGGTGATCTCTATAAAAATACTGGTAGGTTTCGATATAGTTTAGCTGACATCTAGAGATATGTCTTAACTGTCCATTCTTTCCGAAGCCTCTTCATTTACGTTCAAATAATTATTGGCagtcaaagtaaataaaaaataattaactaaaaattgtattgtacTTGCGTGGCAAATGTAACCATTTCATTAAGCGACCGTTCTTTCCAGATCTATAACCTCAAATGTTAGTCTTGAAAACGTTGGCTAGACTCCGGGGTTTTGTAATTCATTTCATTGAAGTTGTGTTTTAAAATTGCTATGCCAAAGACTGGGGCAATAACTTAACGTTGCCCGGACTCAGTTtagtgcaaaataaaataatacttcAAAAATTCAACTTGAAGAAAGACAACGtgaaattactttcaaaatttgtgtttccttccataataataattgaatcaTAACTAACATTTCcatattttcttttacttacAGTCCTCTGGATGTTTTGTAGTCGAGAAACAACCATCAGCTGACATATATAAGAGTAATGCGCCTCCTGGAGGCAATTCTTTAAATCCACTAGCTAAGAACACCAGAAGTTGACTAATAGAAGGCTTGTATAGTAAATATTTGTGAGGATTGTCTCGATAATGACGGCCATTTTCTAAGTAACCCTTAGAACCTGGAACACCATATGGTGGTATGCGGCTGGCAGCCGGGCTGGCATC encodes:
- the LOC106620757 gene encoding protein SCAI isoform X1, producing the protein MVKMESTEEQDRKLVLEFCHLLEKSKQLFNGLRDLPQYGHRQWQAYFGRTFDVYTKLWKFQQQHRMVLDSKYGLKRWQIGEIASKIGQLYYHYYLRTSETNYLNEAYQFYAAIRGRAYYSRAIKEDRPDLMVKKLRYYARFIVVCLLLKKMKLVRELVTELEKQIQEYTTTYEPEDHLEWSLVLEEIKGFIKAEAAVAVLHADSNPIILSHSGSGSRLSPLTTPPCERSPHMTLSLQEILIVGSACEQAKFSELTMDMFRMLQTLEREPTESTHPMSITHGMHGHDASPAASRIPPYGVPGSKGYLENGRHYRDNPHKYLLYKPSISQLLVFLASGFKELPPGGALLLYMSADGCFSTTKHPEDYGYELGGLATSVKRDGVEGGGIACRGKSYKENHCLYPGDLYPFTRRPMFIIIDSDNSFVFQHIPRYFGQPLVILMSPQDVPPAFQTDVQHHGSLFTLFLHSPLTALCYTCNVGDVPIHHWERCQSHVDRFITEASRLVTRCRIDEIEQGIGFIDSSYVQFFGDDFLRTLILRFVFCDVVLRLHRGFRGRHMRPRCEPPLPSNELLEHPSLSHIIFQLASALDVRGHFSDGPECD
- the LOC106620757 gene encoding protein SCAI isoform X2; the protein is MVKMESTEEQDRKLVLEFCHLLEKSKQLFNGLRDLPQYGHRQWQAYFGRTFDVYTKLWKFQQQHRMVLDSKYGLKRWQIGEIASKIGQLYYHYYLRTSETNYLNEAYQFYAAIRGRAYYSRAIKEDRPDLMVKKLRYYARFIVVCLLLKKMKLVRELVTELEKQIQEYTTTYEPEDHLEWSLVLEEIKGFIKAEAAVAVLHADSNPIILSHRLSPLTTPPCERSPHMTLSLQEILIVGSACEQAKFSELTMDMFRMLQTLEREPTESTHPMSITHGMHGHDASPAASRIPPYGVPGSKGYLENGRHYRDNPHKYLLYKPSISQLLVFLASGFKELPPGGALLLYMSADGCFSTTKHPEDYGYELGGLATSVKRDGVEGGGIACRGKSYKENHCLYPGDLYPFTRRPMFIIIDSDNSFVFQHIPRYFGQPLVILMSPQDVPPAFQTDVQHHGSLFTLFLHSPLTALCYTCNVGDVPIHHWERCQSHVDRFITEASRLVTRCRIDEIEQGIGFIDSSYVQFFGDDFLRTLILRFVFCDVVLRLHRGFRGRHMRPRCEPPLPSNELLEHPSLSHIIFQLASALDVRGHFSDGPECD